The Micromonospora violae DNA segment AAGTATTCGCTGCGTCAGGGCGAGTTCCGGGACGCGGTCGCCACGCTCGCCGCGCCCCTGCACGGTCGTAGCAAGGAGGACCTCGACAGCCAGGACATCCGCGAGCACCGCCGGTCCACCGTGGTGCGCCGTGTCACTCTTGTCGTGCTCGCGGTCTCTCTGGTCATCGCCGTGGTTGCGTTCGGATTCGCGTGGCAGCAGCGCAACGAGGCGTTGGAGCGGGCGCACGTCGCTGCCTCGCAGGCCATGGCGGCACGGTCGATCGAACTGGCTGAGCAGGACCCCCGCATCGCCGCCCAGTTGGCGCTGTATTCCCGCAGCGCCCAACCGACAAGCGAGTCCGCGCGGGCCCTCGCTGTCGCGGTGGACGCCAACCAGAACGTCGTCCGGCATCTGCGGGGCGGCTCCAACACTGTGGCCGGCTTTCAGGGGTCGGCAGGTGGGAATTCCACAGAGGTGGCCATCAGCCGCGACGGTGGAACTCTGGCCTACTACTCGCACTATGACTCGGACCAGGCCGTTCACATCTACGACATCCGTACGGGCATCGAGCGCAGGTTGGCCACCGGCGAGTATCCGCTGGGCGGAGGATTCATCGAGCTCAGCGCCGACGGTGGGCTGCTGGCGCTTGAGGTCTGGCCCAATCAGGTCGAAGTCTGGGATGTACGCGAGGCGACGAAGCTGCGCACCCTGAAGGCCGGCGATCCCTCGGAGCTCGCCAACGCTGACGACGGACTGTGGGCTGTCGCCTTTTCACCGAGCGGACGCTGGTTGGCCGCCACGTATCACACTTCCGGCAGCGACGACCGCCAACTGGCTGTCTGGGACGTGCAGACCGGTGCGCCTCTGAGTCAGGGCGTGAGCCGCGCCGAGCGGCTGACCTTCGACGCGAGGGAACGCCTACTTGCCTGGGACTCGGGTCGACTCCGGCGGTTTACCACCGACACCCGGGCGTGGGCGGTCATCGGCAAGCCCCATGCGGCCAAGGCTGGGGAGGAGGTGCGGGCACTCTTTCCCGACGGCCGTGCGCTGATCAGCACAGACTCCGCCGGTACGACTGAGCTGTGGGACCTGCTCGCGGCTCGGCGGCAGGGGATCAACCGCGACGGCGGCAGGTTGGAGGCGACACTGCCCACCGGCGACGCTTCGACGGTCGTGGGGTCGCTCGATCGTGAGGTCGCGATCTACGACACGGCTCTTCAGTCGCGGGTGACCCTCGGTTCGTTTGCCTGGCCCACATCCAGTCTCGCTGTCTCCGGTGACGGGCGTTGGGTCGCTGCCGGATCACTCGATGGTGCGGTGACTCTTTTCGACGCCGCCAAGGCACACACCGGAGAGGTCCTGCCGAGCAAGGTGCCGAAGGCGGGGGACCTGGTCCCGCACGGGCGACTCGCCCTGCGGGTGGTCGGATCGACCACCGAGGTGTGGGCCGCGACGGACGACGACAGCGGTCCGCGTCGGCTGGGGCTTCTCCCGGTGGAATTCGACCTGCGGGACGACGCTCTCGCCGTCAACACCGATGGAACCCGAGCGGTGTTCCTTGACAAGAGCGACCCGCCGATCACCGCAGAGATGTCGTTGTGGGATCTGCGTACTGGCGAGCAGATCGGCAGGAAAGAGACCTATCTCGGCTATGACGTGTCGTTCCAGGCTGAGGCCGGCATCCATTTCCTGGCTGACGGAGTCCACATCGTCGTGCTCGGGCGGGACGGCCCACTGCTCATCGACACACGCAGCTGGATGCGGCGCCAGATTGGGGCCGAGGGCAGCGGAGCCCACGCGGTGGCGATCAGTGACGACGGCGGAACGTTGGCACTCCTGAACATCAGGGCCACAGTCACCGTCTGGCGATGGGCCGGCGGTAACCTCGACAAGATCCGGGAAATCTCCTTCGAGTCGCACGGCGCCGAGTTCGGCGCGGACCTGACGGTCAGCCCCCGCGGCGACAAGGTCGCGCTCATCGATGGTGACGGCCGTCTGGTCATCGCCGACGTCGACAGCGGTGACGTGGTGAACGGGCTGGCGGGGAACGGGGGCGACCACGCTGTCTTCAGCAGGGACGCCCGCCTGCTTGTGCAACCCGACCGGGCCGGGCCGGTCGTCGTGCTCCGATTCTGGGACACCAGCAGCGCCGAATCCGCAGGCAGTTGGACGATCCGGCAGAGCAGAGATGCGCGGATGACACTGACGACCGGAGACCGCATCCTCGTTGTCGCCTCCGACGGATCGGTCACCGCATCGAACATGAATATCGACGCGTGGAAGAACCTGCTCTGCGGGCTCCTCGACGCTCCAAAACCCCCAGCGCCCTACGACCGCTACCTCAGTGGGCTGGACATCGACAAACCGTGTCGAAGTTAGGTCCACCGCTCCGACGGCCACCGGCCGCGTCCCGACCTGACTCGGCGACCTACACGGGGGACTCACGACGTTGTTTCGCCCGACCGTTGGAACGCCCACCGCGAGGCCAATCGCAGCAGCGGCGGACGCCCGCCCACGTTCGACCGAGACCTCTACCGGATGCGACGTGCCGTCGAGAACAGCATCGACAGGCTCAAGCGCCACCACGGCGTGACCACCCGCTACGACAAGTTGGCCGTCCGGTTCCAAGCCGCCCTGACCATCACCATCATCTGCGAATGGCTCTGACCGGCCTTATCAAGCACGCCATAGTCCCGCTTGGCGGATCCGTCCCCCTGATGTTTGTCGGCGGTCACGAGGTTCGGGTGAATTACGTCGGATCATCGATCATCACCGGGTCGGATGGCAATCAGGTTCGTCCCGTCGGTGGTCCTGGCGATGAGTTCCTTGAACCTGACCGGGTCGGCTTCGGCGATAGCGCGGGCCTGGGCGATTCTGCGGTGCAGGTTCGACGGGTAGAAGGACTCGTCCAGAATGAAGCCTCGAGCCAGCCATTCGCGTGTGGCGTTGTGGTCGCACTCGACGAAGGCGGTGAGACAGGCTGCGCGATACCACGCGCGAAGGTCGGCAACCTCATCATCTTCGGCTTGGCTAACCGTCGTGGGCTGTCTGCTGGTCACCGCCTCAGGCGACTCGTACACGAGCGTGGCCTGCGACCAGTACCAGGCGCGGACTGCGCAGACGCGTTGCCCCAGTGATCCAGAGGTGACGACCGAAATGAGGTACTCCTGCTCCGCCCAGAGATGCTGGCGAGTCACGCAGGGCCGAAGTTCCAGTGCGGTGGCAGGACGCCATCGCAGAGGGCACAGGCAAAGTCGCCGTCTCGCACGATGTTGCGTTCCCCGCAGGCTGTGCAACGTCTGAACGTCAGCGCGGCGGTGAAGCCGCCGGGATGCGGCATGCCAAGGCGATCAAGTGCTTCGGCGACTGCTGGCCAGCAGTCAGGGTCTGGGCAGTAGCCGGTCGACTGGTTGCTGACCGCCTGGACGGAGTATCCGATGTTGCTTGCGGCGAAGCTGATCTCTCCGGCGGCCAAGACGTCCTGCCCCGCAGCGCAGGCAACGTGTTCGCTCTGGCGAGGTGCCACGCGAAGCGTGCCGTGAAGGTCGACGACGAATGTGGCAGGCTCGGCGAGCCCAGTCGCGCGCTGATCATCGAACCAGGTATCCAGGGCACCTCGCGTGTCAGCGATGACCATGCCCACCGGGTCCACCTGCCGGGCCAAGATTTCTGCCGGTCCGACATACCGATACCGATTGAGCCGCGTCACGACACGAAGCTATCCACGCTGGCACCGACCGTCCATCGAGATCGGCACGCAGAGACCGTGCAGGTACGCGGTGATCCGGCCCGGGCCGCAGCCGACGTCGGCGACCGTCCCGTTTCCCTGGGCCCGCACCAACTCGGCGAAGAGCGCAAGGATGCCGCGCTGAAACGGTTCATCGGCGAGAGCATCGCGCCGCATGGCGGCGTAGCTGACCGCTACCGTGTCGTAGGAAGTCCGGGTGTCGTCGAGCCAACCGGGAGCGGCCTGGGCGTGACCGGGCGGCCCGTGCCGGCCTCTACGACGTACGCGGTGAAATCGGTCGTGTCCTGGAGTTGGGATGCCTGGTCGTCGTACTGGGGTTGTCCGCCTTCGCGTAGGCGCAGTGCTTCGCGAAGGACCCGGTGCCAGCGCTTGTCGTAGTAGGAGAGGCCCCAGCGGCCGGCGCCTGACTTGGTGGTCATCTCCCCGGTGACGATCAGGTGGTGCAGGCGGGCGACCCCGAGGACGATCCAGCAGCAGGCGTAGTCGAGCTCCGGCCGCGGCGCGTCGGCGGAGAAGGTCGCGAGCTGGTTGGTGCGGGTGCGCCAGTAGGTGTCGAGGTTGTTGACGGTGTACGCGTGGAGGACATGCGTGTCGGTCCAGACGTCGAGGGTCGACAGCTCCGGGCCGGTGATCGTGACGCCGTGGCGGGCCAACTCGTGCCAGGCGACGAGTGGGTCCAGTTGCCCAACTCGGAACTCGCGGTGCAGCACCACAGGCACCGGTGGCAGGTTTCTCGGATCGGAGGCCAGGTCGGAGACGAGGACGTGCATCCCGTCGAAGTCGATCGGGGCGTACGCCGCCATCTGCTCGTGCGCCTGCCGCAGTTGCTCCACCTCGCCGTCGGTCGGCCGGTGGATGAGGGTGGCGACGAAGTCCACGTCCGACTGCCCCTCGATCCACTCGCCGAACCCGGTGCCACCGGTCAGGTAGAGGCCGGTCACCAGCCCCTTCGGAGCCAGCGAGAGGAAGTGGTGGCACAGGTCCTGGACGGCCCCCGGGAGATTCACGGGGTGACCCTACTCGCCGAGTTCGACGCCGAAAGCCGTCCGCCGGCTCGCGGAGTGACACATGATTGCCGGAGCCAACCGCGCCGACCCCACGGTCACGGTCACACAGGGTGGCGAGACCTTGACGCGTTGCGCTAGCGTCTCACCTGCAACGAGGTCGGGCTGGTTCGCGCCGTGCAACGACGTCTCCACCGAGATGAGCAACGCCAACCACGGTGCAGGGCTGAGGAAATCGGACGTGCGGCTTCGGTCCGGTTCGAGCCGGACCGAAGCCGCCACGCTTAGCGAAGTCGTCAAGGTTCGGAGAGTGCCGTGCGTACGGGTAAGGGTCGCCGATCGGTGCTGAAGTTCGCCGTCGCCGTGTGGATGGTCGGTGCGATGGTCGGAACCGGGGTGGTGGGCGTGCCAGCTCCGGCGTCGGCGGCTGACACGGTACGCGGCCTGCAGTGGTATCTCGATGCGCTGAAGATCCCGAAGGCCCATGAGATCACCAAGGGGCGTGGGGTGACGATCGCCGTCATCGACAGCGGCGTCGACGCGACGCATCCGGCGCTCGCCGGGCAACTGGCTGGCCGCCCCGGTGCTGCTCCGGAGGGATCTCCGCAGGGCTGGGTCGACCGGGACAAGGAGGCGGGGCACGGCACGTCGATGGCTGGCCTGATCGTCGGGCGGGGTGGCGACCGGAACCGGCAGCTCGGGATCGCGCCGGAGGCGAAGGTCCTGCCGATCGCGCTGAGCGGCAGTGGGGGCAACGGCTACGACGGTGAGGTGGCACGCGACATCCGTTGGGCCGCCGATGCCGGAGCCGACGTGATCAGCCTGTCCATCGGCTTCGAGCAGCCCGCGAGCGTCCGGATCGTCGAGGCGGTCCAGTACGCCCTGAGCAGGAACGTCGTACTCGTCGCGGCGACCGGCGCGGGCGGTCGGACGGTCAACTCCCCGGCCAACACACCCGGCGTGATTGCGGTCAATTCGACAACCAGATCGGGGGGCCTCGCCCGATCCTCCGTCGCCGGCCCTGAGGTGGTCCTCGCCGCCCCAGGCGACGAAATCATCGCTCCGGTGCCGACGGTGGTGCAGGACAACGGTTACGCGGTTGCCTCGGGCACTAGTCAGGCGACCGCCATCCTCGCGGGTGTGGTCGCGCTGGTGCGGTCACGCTACCCGGACCTGGACGCGGCGAACGTGATCAATCGCCTGATCCGGACGGCCCGGGACGTGGGGGCGCCGGGACGGGATCCGGAGTATGGCTTCGGCGCGGTGGACGCGCTCGCCGCGCTGCAGCGGCCGGTGCCGGCCGTAGAGGGCAACCCGCTGCTGGCGGCCGGCGCGCAGCCGGGTGCAGCCACGGCCGCCCCGAAGGGCGAGCAGACCGAAGGGCCGGCGGTCGCCATCAAGGTTAAGAACAAGACCGGCCTCATGGTCGTCGGCGTACTGTGCCTGGCCGTGGTCGTCGGCGCGGTGGTGCTGACCGTAGTCGTCGCCCGCCGCCGGCGCCGTCGCACTCCGCCGCCGTTCGGACCCGAACCGGGCGGAACGCTGGTGGGTGGTCCAGGGTTCCCGCCGCCGGGGTACGTGCCGCCGCCCGGCTACGGCCCACCGGGAGGTTCGCCGCCCTCGTCGTCGGATTTCGCGCAGCATCCTCATCCACATCAGCCCAGGCCGCAGCCCGTACCTCCGTTCCCTCCGCCCGCGTCGCTACCGGGGCAGCCCGGGACCGCGCCGCCCCAGGGCTCGGGCGGCCCGCACCAGCGCTGACACACCACCGACCGATCAACGGGGAGGACGGAGATGAGCGACGAGGGTGACAGCCCGCCGCAGGTGGAGGGCTGGATGCGGGTGCCGCCCGGTGTCGCCGACGCGATGCCAACGGGCAGCCCGTTGCGGCCCATTGCCACGGTGGCTGCGCACGGGCCGGCCGTGGGGTTCCGTCAGGATGACGTCCGCGCCAGCGCAGGATCAGCACCGTCGCAGCTCGTGGGCGGGCCCGGTCGGCGCGACGTCACCGAGTGGGAGGCGGACCGTCTGGAAGCGGCCGCCGACAACATCGAACGGTACGCGAGCTACCTACGCCGGCTCGCCGTCGACATGGAGGAAATCAAGGACCTGCTCGGCGGCGACGCGGCGCTGGCCAGCCCGGGCGGTGCGCTGGGTGGTTTTCCCAAAGGGCTGAGCCTGGCCGCCGCTCACCACGGTTTACACCGGACAACCTCGGAGTCGCTGACGACGCTCTCCGACGACATGTACCGGGCGGCCGATGCGCTGCGCGGGGTGAAGCGGAAGTACGACACCGCCGAGGACGCGAACAAGATGTCAGCGCAGGAGATGCAGCGGAACTTGATGGCCGGGGACCCGGATCCGAGCACGAGCGCGAGAGGCGCCTGACGTGGGCGCTCTGAGCTGGGAGGACATGGCGCGGCAGGTGCTGGTCGCAGGCCGGCCGGCCGACGTCGCCAGCGCTGCGTTGGGCTGGCAGGCGCTGCTGGGCAACATCGACGAGGTGAAGCGGCTGGTCGACGCCGACGTCCACGACCTCGGCGAGAGCTGGAAGGGCCCGGCGTACGACGCGTTCCGCACGCACATGGAAGGGCTGACCACGCAAGCCGGGGCGATCGTGGACGGTGCCCGGGAGGCGGGTGGCGGTCAGCACAGCATCGTGACCGTGTTGCAGACCGCCGCGCAGGATCTGGAGCGCGCGCAGAACGCGATGCCGGTCCCGCAGGGGTGCGTGGGTGACCTGGCGGCGGCCCGCAATGGTGCCATTGTCATCGAGACGGGGTTGTTCGAGGCGAGCATCCGGGCCGACTTCGCGGGTAGTTGGCCGATGGAGAAGCTCGGCCAGCTCAACGACTGGGTCGGCGAATTCTTCAACAACAACACCGAGGACGCGCGCAGAGCCTACGACCAGGTCAGCAGCGACTACGCAGCCCGGGAGCGGGAGACCCCCGGAGGCACTCTGTCGGAGCATCGCAGAGACAGCGGCCCGAGCGCCGTGGACCTGCAAGGTCCGCCAGGCACTGGCGGTGCCAGTGACGCAGCCGGCCTCGGCGCAGGGCCCTCAACCGGCGGCCTCGGCGGTGGGCGTTCCCCGGAAACCAGTCACACTGGCGCCGGCGGGGCAGGCGTCGGCTCGGGCGCCCACCCGGACCTCTCCTCTGGCACCGGCGGCTACGACGGCAACACCCCAACCGGCAGCGGCGCGTCCTCGGGCGTCGGCAACGACTTCGGTGACGGCGCTCTGGCCGGCGAGTACAGCAGCGGCTTGGCCGGCGCGGGCGCAGGTACGGGAACCCTCACCGGCGGGAACTCCGGGTTCGGTGCCGGCGGGGGCCTGCCCAACGCGACCGGCCCGGGTGCCGGGGGCGGCGGCCTTGGCGGCACGGCAGGCATGGGCGGGGCCGGCGGCCCCATTCCGGGCGGTGGTTCCCTGGGCCGCCCGGTCAGCCTCGGCATGCCCCCGATGATGGGCGGCGCGGCTGGTACCGGCGGTGCCGGGCGCGGTGCCAATCGTCCGTCCAGCAGGGGCGGCGCGGCGATGACGCCCGGCATGGTCGGCGCGGGTGGCCGGGGTGGGTCCGGCAGCTCGGGCCCCCGTGCGGGCGGCGGTGGCGTCCGGGGCGGCCTGACTGGGACGAACAGCGGGGCCGGTGACGGCAACGAAGAGTCCCAACACGGCACCTGGCTAAGGGAAGACGACGATGTATGGGGCGCGGACGACGACGGCACGGACGGCGTGTTGCGCTGAGGCTGGCAATCGACCGGCGCTATCCGCGCGTTGACGGCTGGCCGAGCAGTTTGGCGTGCATGACGAGGCGTCGTGGAACTCGAACCGGCAGGTATCGGCGGGGAGCGGAGCCCACGGCCAGCCTCGGCACGGTCATCCCACTGGGGTGAGGTCAGGCGACCCGACGGCCTGCCGGTGTTCGGTCGGGCTGAGACCACGTACCCGTTTGAACGCCGCGCTGAGGGCGAATGAACTGCTGTAGCCGACCTGGCGGGCCACCGCGCCGACGGTGGCGTCCGGTTCGCGCAACAGGTCGGCGGCCAGCGCGAGCCGCCAGTTGGTGAGGTACGCCATCGGAGGCTCGCCGACCAGTTCGGTGAACCGGCGGGCCAGCACTGCCCGCGAGGTACCGGTGCCGGCCGCGAGGGCGGCCACCGTCCAGGGCTTTGCCGGGTGGTCATGCAGCAGTCGCAACGCCCTGCCGACCACCGGATCGCCGTGTGCTCGGTACCAGGCGGGCGTCGCCGCCTCCGGCCGGGAGAACCAGGCCCGAAGCACGGCGATGAGCAGTAGGTCGAGCAGCCGGTCCAGGACCACATCCTGCCCCGGCTCGTCCTTGGTCATCTCGTCGCTCAGCAACGGGATGAGCGGGCTGTCCAGTGCTCCGGCCGGCAGCACCAGGAGATGGGGCAGGACCCTCAGCAGCCGTTGGCTGACCTCGCCCTCCAACTGGTATGTGCCACTGAGCAGCACCGCCATCCCGTCAGCGCGTTCGCCCCAAGTCCGGATACCCAGGTCCATCACTTGGCACAACTCGTCCCCGGTGGGCGTGGTGCTGTGCTCACCGGGATGGATCACCGCCCGCGGCGCCGTGGCCGGGTCGTCGGCGATCGTGTACGGCTCCGGGCCACGGATGATCGAGACATCGCCGGGGCGTAGCGGCACCGGAGCACCCTGATCTGGGACCACCCACGCCGTGCCGCGCAGCATGGTGACCAGGGTGAGGGGCGCGTGATCCTGGATCCGTACCGACCAGGGCGGGTCGAACACCGACCGCATCAGGAACGCACCGCGCGCCCTCGGCCCGTCCAGCAGCCCCGCGAGCGCATCCATGCGCTCAGGTTAGCCCTGTGACGGGGTCGGTCGAGACGCCGGGACATGCGATCGAGAGTCTCGCCCATTCCCGGTGTGCTCGCCCTCGACTTGACTGGTTGGCATGACGAAGACCGTTGATGAGCAGCCCATCCTCGTACTGGGCGGCACTGACATGACCGGCCGCCGGGTGGTGGACCGGCTCACCAAACTCGACCGGCCGGTCCGGGTCGGCTCCCACTCCGGCGAGCCGCCGTTCGACTGGCAGGACTCCGGGGTGACCTGGGCATGAACGCCACCCTGGCTGCCTGGTCGGCGGCGGTGACCCTGGTGGTGACGGGTGCGATCACCGGTGTCTACTACGCCTTTTCGGTGGCGGTGATGCCCGGCCTGAACGCCGCCGACGCTGGCACCGCGATCCGGGCCATGACGAGCATCAACCAGAGGATCCAGAATCCGCTGTTCTTCGTCACGTTCTTCGGCCCGCTCGTCGCCGCCACGGTGACCGGTGTGTTCCTGCTGATCCTCGGGAGGTGGTCGGCGGGTGTGCTGTTCCTGGTGGCCGCGGGGGTGTACCTGGTGGGCGCGTTCATTCCGACGGTGGTCGTCAACGTGCCGATGAACGAGACGCTCGACGCCGCAGGCGTGCCGACCGATCCTGCGGCGGTGGTCCGGGTGTGGGCTTCCTATTCGTCCGCCTGGACGTGGTGGAACTCGGTACGCGCCGGTGCCAGCCTGATCAGCCTGTTGCTGGCTGGTCTCGGGGTTTACCTCTCGGGCACGTCCCGATGACGTCGCCGCCTCCAGTCCGGGCAGGGTGGCCAGTTCCGGGCGGCCGGCGAGGAGGCGGGCCGACTCGGCTTCGCGTCGTGCGAAGACTTTTGTTGCTGAGGCAAAAAATCGACGTTCATCTCTGGCGTCGAGAGTGGTCGTGCGTTCATGATGTTGGCGGTACGGCTGCCCGGAGATCCGCCCATCCCCTGTCGGATGACGTGCTCGACAGGGCCGGCCGGTCCCGGGCACGTCGCCTTCGACAGGGAGGTACCCATGACACCGACGGGACCACGCAGGCCCGCCCTGCTCAGGTCCGGCATCGTGGCCGCAGCAACCGTGCTGGCTCTTGGTGCGAGCACCGCGCCCACAATGGCCGCCCCGGCCGAAGGTGACATCCGCGCCGCGGGCGGCCCGACCGCCGTGGCCGGCTCCTACATCGTCGTGTTGCGGGACTCCGCCGTCAGATCCACCGCCGTGGACACCACAGCCCGTGACCTCACCGCACAGCAGGGCGGCGGCGTCGGCCGGGTCTACCGGCACGCCCTGCGCGGCTTCGAGGCCCGGCTCTCCGAGCGCGGCGCCCGCCGCCTCGCCGCCCATCCGGCCGTCGCCTCTGTGACGCAAGACCACACGATGTCCGTTGCCGGCGTGCAGAGCCCGACACCGTCCTGGGGCCTGGACCGGATCGACCAGCGCGCGTTGCCGCTGGACAACTCGTTCACCTATCCTCGCGTGTCACCGGGCGTGCGGGCGTACGTCATCGACTCCGGAATCAATCTGACCCACACCGAGTTCGCCGGGCGGGCGGTGTCCGGCTGGGACTTCACCGACAACGACGCCAACGCCGCTGACTGTCGGGGGCACGGTACCCACGTCGCCGGCACGGTCGGCGGCACCACCTACGGGGTGGCCAAGAACGTGCAGTTGGTGGCCGTACGCGTCTTCGACTGCGACGGCCGCGGCACCGCCTCGAATGTTCTTGCCGGGGTCGACTGGGTGACCGGCGACCATGACCCTGGTGAGTTGGCCGTGGCGAACATGAGCCTCGGCGGCCCGTCGTACGCGCCCATGGTCGACGCCGTGCGGCGGTCGATCGCGGACGGCGTCACCTACGTGGTGGCCGCGGGCAACGAGAGCGCCGCCGACGCGTGTTCCTACACCCCGGCCTCCGTCCACGAGGCGATCACCGTCGCCGCCACCGATGCCACCGACGCCCGCGCATCGTTTTCCAACATCGGTACGTGCGTGGACCTGTTCGCGCCGGGCGTCGACATCACCTCGGCCTACGTCGGCAACAACACCGAAACCCGCACCGCCTCCGGAACCTCGATGGCCACCCCGCATGTCACCGGGGCGGCGGCGTTGATCCTGGCCGACAACCCCACCTACACCCCGACGCAGGTGACCCAGGAACTCCTGGCCGACGCCACCCCCGGCGTGGTGACCGATCCGGGCGTCGGCTCACCAAACCGGCTGCTCCACGTCGACGCCACCACGCCGGCCAACGACTTCGCACTGACCGCCACCCCCGCCAGCGGCACCGTCACCGCCGGCAACACCATCTCCACCACCATCGCCGCAACCGTCACGAACGGCGCGGCCCAACCGGTCTCCCTGGTGGCCCACGGCCTACCCGACGGCGCCGTCGCCACATTCCAGCCCGCGAGCGTCTCCTCCAACGACAGCACCACCCTGACCATCAACACAACGTCGACAACCATGGCCGGCGATTACACCATCACAGTGATCGGCACCGGGACCGGTGCGACCCGCGCGACGGCATTCCAGCTACACGTCAACGACCGGGCCGGCTGCGTCGGCTCGAACGGCACCGACACGGCGATAACCGAGAGCAC contains these protein-coding regions:
- a CDS encoding WD40 repeat domain-containing protein yields the protein MLAVSLVIAVVAFGFAWQQRNEALERAHVAASQAMAARSIELAEQDPRIAAQLALYSRSAQPTSESARALAVAVDANQNVVRHLRGGSNTVAGFQGSAGGNSTEVAISRDGGTLAYYSHYDSDQAVHIYDIRTGIERRLATGEYPLGGGFIELSADGGLLALEVWPNQVEVWDVREATKLRTLKAGDPSELANADDGLWAVAFSPSGRWLAATYHTSGSDDRQLAVWDVQTGAPLSQGVSRAERLTFDARERLLAWDSGRLRRFTTDTRAWAVIGKPHAAKAGEEVRALFPDGRALISTDSAGTTELWDLLAARRQGINRDGGRLEATLPTGDASTVVGSLDREVAIYDTALQSRVTLGSFAWPTSSLAVSGDGRWVAAGSLDGAVTLFDAAKAHTGEVLPSKVPKAGDLVPHGRLALRVVGSTTEVWAATDDDSGPRRLGLLPVEFDLRDDALAVNTDGTRAVFLDKSDPPITAEMSLWDLRTGEQIGRKETYLGYDVSFQAEAGIHFLADGVHIVVLGRDGPLLIDTRSWMRRQIGAEGSGAHAVAISDDGGTLALLNIRATVTVWRWAGGNLDKIREISFESHGAEFGADLTVSPRGDKVALIDGDGRLVIADVDSGDVVNGLAGNGGDHAVFSRDARLLVQPDRAGPVVVLRFWDTSSAESAGSWTIRQSRDARMTLTTGDRILVVASDGSVTASNMNIDAWKNLLCGLLDAPKPPAPYDRYLSGLDIDKPCRS
- a CDS encoding aminoglycoside adenylyltransferase domain-containing protein, which codes for MNLPGAVQDLCHHFLSLAPKGLVTGLYLTGGTGFGEWIEGQSDVDFVATLIHRPTDGEVEQLRQAHEQMAAYAPIDFDGMHVLVSDLASDPRNLPPVPVVLHREFRVGQLDPLVAWHELARHGVTITGPELSTLDVWTDTHVLHAYTVNNLDTYWRTRTNQLATFSADAPRPELDYACCWIVLGVARLHHLIVTGEMTTKSGAGRWGLSYYDKRWHRVLREALRLREGGQPQYDDQASQLQDTTDFTAYVVEAGTGRPVTPRPLPVGSTTPGLPTTR
- a CDS encoding S8 family serine peptidase codes for the protein MRTGKGRRSVLKFAVAVWMVGAMVGTGVVGVPAPASAADTVRGLQWYLDALKIPKAHEITKGRGVTIAVIDSGVDATHPALAGQLAGRPGAAPEGSPQGWVDRDKEAGHGTSMAGLIVGRGGDRNRQLGIAPEAKVLPIALSGSGGNGYDGEVARDIRWAADAGADVISLSIGFEQPASVRIVEAVQYALSRNVVLVAATGAGGRTVNSPANTPGVIAVNSTTRSGGLARSSVAGPEVVLAAPGDEIIAPVPTVVQDNGYAVASGTSQATAILAGVVALVRSRYPDLDAANVINRLIRTARDVGAPGRDPEYGFGAVDALAALQRPVPAVEGNPLLAAGAQPGAATAAPKGEQTEGPAVAIKVKNKTGLMVVGVLCLAVVVGAVVLTVVVARRRRRRTPPPFGPEPGGTLVGGPGFPPPGYVPPPGYGPPGGSPPSSSDFAQHPHPHQPRPQPVPPFPPPASLPGQPGTAPPQGSGGPHQR
- a CDS encoding WXG100 family type VII secretion target; the encoded protein is MGALSWEDMARQVLVAGRPADVASAALGWQALLGNIDEVKRLVDADVHDLGESWKGPAYDAFRTHMEGLTTQAGAIVDGAREAGGGQHSIVTVLQTAAQDLERAQNAMPVPQGCVGDLAAARNGAIVIETGLFEASIRADFAGSWPMEKLGQLNDWVGEFFNNNTEDARRAYDQVSSDYAARERETPGGTLSEHRRDSGPSAVDLQGPPGTGGASDAAGLGAGPSTGGLGGGRSPETSHTGAGGAGVGSGAHPDLSSGTGGYDGNTPTGSGASSGVGNDFGDGALAGEYSSGLAGAGAGTGTLTGGNSGFGAGGGLPNATGPGAGGGGLGGTAGMGGAGGPIPGGGSLGRPVSLGMPPMMGGAAGTGGAGRGANRPSSRGGAAMTPGMVGAGGRGGSGSSGPRAGGGGVRGGLTGTNSGAGDGNEESQHGTWLREDDDVWGADDDGTDGVLR
- a CDS encoding AraC family transcriptional regulator, translated to MDALAGLLDGPRARGAFLMRSVFDPPWSVRIQDHAPLTLVTMLRGTAWVVPDQGAPVPLRPGDVSIIRGPEPYTIADDPATAPRAVIHPGEHSTTPTGDELCQVMDLGIRTWGERADGMAVLLSGTYQLEGEVSQRLLRVLPHLLVLPAGALDSPLIPLLSDEMTKDEPGQDVVLDRLLDLLLIAVLRAWFSRPEAATPAWYRAHGDPVVGRALRLLHDHPAKPWTVAALAAGTGTSRAVLARRFTELVGEPPMAYLTNWRLALAADLLREPDATVGAVARQVGYSSSFALSAAFKRVRGLSPTEHRQAVGSPDLTPVG
- a CDS encoding DUF1772 domain-containing protein, encoding MNATLAAWSAAVTLVVTGAITGVYYAFSVAVMPGLNAADAGTAIRAMTSINQRIQNPLFFVTFFGPLVAATVTGVFLLILGRWSAGVLFLVAAGVYLVGAFIPTVVVNVPMNETLDAAGVPTDPAAVVRVWASYSSAWTWWNSVRAGASLISLLLAGLGVYLSGTSR
- a CDS encoding S8 family serine peptidase — encoded protein: MTPTGPRRPALLRSGIVAAATVLALGASTAPTMAAPAEGDIRAAGGPTAVAGSYIVVLRDSAVRSTAVDTTARDLTAQQGGGVGRVYRHALRGFEARLSERGARRLAAHPAVASVTQDHTMSVAGVQSPTPSWGLDRIDQRALPLDNSFTYPRVSPGVRAYVIDSGINLTHTEFAGRAVSGWDFTDNDANAADCRGHGTHVAGTVGGTTYGVAKNVQLVAVRVFDCDGRGTASNVLAGVDWVTGDHDPGELAVANMSLGGPSYAPMVDAVRRSIADGVTYVVAAGNESAADACSYTPASVHEAITVAATDATDARASFSNIGTCVDLFAPGVDITSAYVGNNTETRTASGTSMATPHVTGAAALILADNPTYTPTQVTQELLADATPGVVTDPGVGSPNRLLHVDATTPANDFALTATPASGTVTAGNTISTTIAATVTNGAAQPVSLVAHGLPDGAVATFQPASVSSNDSTTLTINTTSTTMAGDYTITVIGTGTGATRATAFQLHVNDRAGCVGSNGTDTAITESTSALVPITITDCPGAAAGNSTIELHIDHSGIGDLDIRLISPAGTWYYLLDRTGGNSDDIDYTFTHDLSSETANGTWTLWLNDLLHSGTGFLDSWRINLAGADLPAPACGGRTTTNLRIPAAGTVESSISVADCGLVPSTRSYIEPNIRHQYGRDLRVSLIAPDGQAVLLKDAYVGSYRANVRETFITDLSSKPTVGTWKLRVENVANYEGTFEGWKLTLDGGTTPSPTTPPPTTPPPTTPPPATPPPTTPPPTTPPPTTPPPGGSPACTAVYSVQDQWTGGFVANVNVTAGAAALTGWRVTLNLPGGASVTSLWNGVTSGTSGTITVANQSYNGRLAAGQTASFGFQGTGNGNGATVTCTGSLS